The following proteins are encoded in a genomic region of Stutzerimonas stutzeri:
- the prpF gene encoding 2-methylaconitate cis-trans isomerase PrpF: MAHQPQIKIPATYMRGGTSKGVFFRLQDLPESCQVPGAARDKLFMRVIGSPDPYSAHIDGMGGATSSTSKCVILSKSARPDHDVEYLYGQVSIDKAFVDWSGNCGNLSTGAGAFALHAGLVDAERIPQNGTCVVRIWQANIGKTIIAHVPISDGQVQETGGFELDGVTFPAAEIVLEFLDPSDDGEEGGSMFPTGNLVDDLKVPGLGTLKATMISAGIPTVFVNAEDIGYEGTELREDINGDPEALARLEVIRVAGALRMGLINTAEEALTRQHTPKVAFVSRPKRYLASSGKTIEASDVDLLVRALSMGKLHHAMMGTCAVAIGAAAAVQGTLVNLAAGGGERQAVRFGHPSGTLRVGAEAQQVDGQWAVTKAVMSRSARVLMEGWVRVPGDAF; this comes from the coding sequence ATGGCTCATCAACCCCAGATCAAGATTCCCGCGACCTACATGCGGGGCGGCACCAGCAAGGGCGTATTCTTCCGGTTGCAGGACCTGCCGGAAAGCTGCCAGGTGCCTGGCGCGGCGCGCGACAAGCTGTTCATGCGCGTGATCGGTAGCCCCGATCCGTATTCGGCGCATATCGACGGCATGGGCGGGGCCACATCCAGTACCAGCAAGTGCGTGATCCTCTCCAAGAGCGCTCGGCCTGATCACGACGTGGAGTACCTCTACGGGCAGGTGTCGATCGACAAGGCCTTCGTCGACTGGAGTGGCAACTGCGGCAACCTCTCCACGGGAGCCGGTGCGTTTGCCCTGCATGCCGGCCTGGTGGATGCCGAGCGCATTCCGCAGAACGGCACCTGCGTGGTGCGTATCTGGCAGGCCAATATTGGTAAGACCATCATTGCCCACGTGCCGATCAGCGACGGTCAGGTGCAGGAAACCGGGGGTTTCGAGCTGGACGGCGTGACGTTTCCAGCTGCCGAGATCGTGCTCGAGTTCCTCGATCCGTCCGATGACGGCGAGGAGGGGGGGTCGATGTTCCCCACCGGCAACCTGGTCGACGACCTGAAAGTCCCCGGCCTGGGTACGCTGAAGGCAACCATGATCAGCGCGGGCATTCCGACGGTGTTCGTCAACGCCGAAGATATCGGTTATGAGGGCACCGAGCTGCGTGAAGACATCAATGGCGACCCGGAAGCGCTGGCACGGCTGGAGGTAATTCGAGTAGCCGGCGCATTGCGCATGGGATTGATCAATACCGCGGAAGAGGCGTTGACCCGCCAACATACTCCCAAGGTTGCCTTCGTGTCCCGGCCGAAGCGTTATCTCGCTTCTTCGGGTAAGACCATCGAGGCAAGCGATGTCGATCTCCTGGTTCGAGCCTTGTCCATGGGCAAGCTCCACCACGCAATGATGGGCACCTGTGCGGTGGCAATCGGGGCTGCCGCAGCCGTTCAGGGTACGCTGGTCAATCTGGCTGCTGGTGGCGGCGAACGTCAGGCAGTTCGCTTCGGTCATCCATCCGGAACGCTGCGTGTCGGTGCCGAGGCGCAACAGGTAGACGGTCAGTGGGCCGTGACCAAGGCGGTCATGAGCCGTAGTGCAAGGGTGCTGATGGAGGGCTGGGTACGCGTACCAGGCGACGCCTTCTAG
- a CDS encoding CrfX protein, protein MRDPFEESLRDMLNAQSSRDDNACLSRVLKTANRQVGAGDLFGLMGNWLQAVLIAASGSAGRAPAVTRRSSSRTTFNDKAD, encoded by the coding sequence ATGCGCGATCCCTTCGAAGAGTCGTTGCGGGACATGCTCAATGCTCAGTCTTCGCGTGATGACAATGCCTGCCTGAGCCGCGTCTTGAAAACCGCCAACCGCCAGGTAGGGGCAGGAGACCTGTTCGGCTTGATGGGGAATTGGCTGCAGGCTGTGTTGATCGCCGCGAGCGGCAGCGCCGGGCGGGCGCCGGCGGTCACGCGTCGTTCCTCTTCTCGAACCACTTTTAACGATAAGGCTGATTGA
- the rraA gene encoding ribonuclease E activity regulator RraA encodes MQYVTPDLCDAYPDLVQVVEPIFSNFGGRDSFGGEIVTIKCFEDNSLVKEQVEVAGAGKVLVVDGGGSLRRALLGDMLAEKAARNGWEGLVIYGCVRDVDVIAQTELGVQALASHPMKTDKRGIGDLNVPVTFCGVTFRPGEYIYADNNGIVVSPEPLKMPA; translated from the coding sequence ATGCAATACGTCACCCCGGATCTGTGCGACGCATACCCTGACCTGGTTCAGGTCGTTGAGCCCATTTTCAGCAACTTCGGTGGTCGGGATTCATTTGGCGGCGAGATCGTTACGATCAAGTGCTTCGAAGACAATTCCCTTGTCAAGGAACAGGTCGAGGTTGCCGGTGCCGGTAAGGTCCTGGTGGTCGATGGCGGTGGGTCGCTGCGCCGCGCGCTGCTGGGGGATATGCTGGCTGAGAAGGCGGCGCGCAATGGCTGGGAAGGTCTGGTGATCTACGGCTGCGTGCGCGATGTCGACGTGATTGCCCAAACTGAACTAGGCGTTCAGGCGCTGGCCAGCCATCCAATGAAAACTGACAAGCGGGGAATCGGCGACTTGAATGTACCCGTCACCTTCTGCGGTGTGACCTTCCGCCCGGGTGAGTACATCTACGCCGACAATAACGGCATCGTGGTTTCGCCTGAACCGCTGAAAATGCCTGCCTGA
- the ppsA gene encoding phosphoenolpyruvate synthase, giving the protein MVEYVVSLDKLGNHDVERVGGKNASLGEMISNLAGAGVSVPGGFATTAQAYRDFMELSGLNDQIHALLDALDVDDVNALAKAGSQIRGWVMDAEFPPQLDADIRTAFAEMAAGNDNMAVAVRSSATAEDLPDASFAGQQETFLNIRGVDNVIRATKEVFASLFNDRAIAYRVHQGFDHKLVALSAGVQRMVRSETGTAGVMFTLDTESGFRDVVFITGAYGLGETVVQGAVNPDEFYVHKHTLEAGRPAILRRNLGSKAIKMVYGEEARAGKSVKTVDVDQADRMRFCLSDEEVSNLAKQAMIIEKHYGRPMDIEWAKDGDDNQLYIVQARPETVKSRSSANVMERYLLKEKGKVLVEGRAIGQRIGAGPVKIIHDVSEMDKVQPGDVLVSDMTDPDWEPVMKRASAIVTNRGGRTCHAAIIARELGIPAVVGCGNATELLQDGQRVTVSCAEGDTGLIFEGELGFDIRQNSIDAMPELPFKIMMNVGNPDRAFDFAQLPNEGVGLARLEFIINRMIGVHPKALLNFDGLPADVKKSVEKRIAGYGDPVDFYVEKLVEGVSTLAAAFWPKKVIVRLSDFKSNEYANLIGGKLYEPEEENPMLGFRGASRYISESFRDCFELECRAMRKVREQMGLTNVELMVPFVRTLGEAAQVIDILGQFGLKRGENGLRVIMMCELPSNALLADEFLEFFDGFSIGSNDMTQLTLGLDRDSGIIAHLFDERNPAVKKLLANAIEACNKAGKYIGICGQGPSDHPDLAKWLMEQGIESVSLNPDSVLDTWFFLADAEIQ; this is encoded by the coding sequence TTGGTAGAGTACGTAGTTTCCCTCGATAAGCTCGGCAACCATGATGTTGAGCGTGTAGGGGGCAAGAACGCCTCCCTGGGCGAGATGATCAGCAACCTAGCTGGCGCCGGGGTATCGGTGCCCGGTGGTTTCGCCACTACGGCGCAGGCCTATCGCGATTTCATGGAACTCAGCGGCCTGAACGATCAGATTCATGCGCTGCTCGACGCCTTGGATGTCGATGACGTCAACGCGCTGGCCAAAGCCGGGTCGCAAATCCGCGGCTGGGTGATGGATGCGGAGTTCCCGCCGCAGCTCGACGCCGACATTCGTACCGCGTTTGCGGAAATGGCGGCCGGCAACGACAACATGGCAGTCGCCGTCCGCTCCTCGGCGACTGCAGAAGACCTGCCGGACGCATCGTTCGCCGGTCAGCAAGAGACCTTCCTGAACATTCGTGGCGTGGATAACGTGATTCGCGCCACCAAGGAGGTCTTTGCCTCGCTGTTCAACGACCGTGCAATTGCCTACCGGGTCCACCAGGGCTTCGATCACAAATTGGTCGCCCTGTCTGCCGGTGTACAGCGCATGGTGCGTTCCGAGACCGGCACTGCCGGTGTGATGTTCACGCTCGACACCGAGTCCGGCTTCCGTGACGTGGTGTTCATCACCGGTGCGTACGGCCTCGGCGAGACCGTCGTGCAGGGCGCCGTCAACCCTGACGAATTCTATGTTCACAAGCACACCCTGGAAGCCGGGCGGCCTGCCATCCTGCGTCGCAACCTGGGCAGCAAAGCCATCAAGATGGTCTACGGCGAAGAAGCCCGTGCCGGCAAGTCGGTCAAGACGGTCGACGTCGATCAGGCTGACCGTATGCGCTTTTGCCTGAGCGACGAGGAGGTCTCCAACCTCGCCAAGCAGGCGATGATCATCGAGAAGCACTACGGTCGTCCGATGGACATCGAGTGGGCCAAAGACGGTGACGACAACCAGCTATATATCGTCCAGGCGCGTCCGGAAACCGTGAAGAGCCGCAGCAGCGCCAACGTGATGGAACGCTACCTGCTGAAAGAGAAGGGCAAGGTGCTCGTCGAGGGGCGTGCTATCGGCCAGCGCATTGGTGCCGGTCCGGTGAAAATCATCCATGACGTATCCGAGATGGACAAGGTTCAGCCGGGTGACGTACTCGTCTCCGACATGACCGATCCGGATTGGGAGCCGGTGATGAAGCGCGCCAGCGCCATCGTTACCAACCGCGGCGGACGTACCTGCCACGCAGCCATCATCGCGCGTGAGCTGGGCATTCCGGCGGTCGTGGGCTGCGGCAATGCCACCGAGCTGCTACAAGACGGCCAGCGAGTCACCGTCAGCTGTGCAGAAGGCGATACCGGCCTGATCTTCGAGGGCGAGCTGGGCTTCGACATTCGCCAGAATTCCATCGATGCCATGCCCGAATTGCCGTTCAAAATCATGATGAACGTCGGCAACCCGGACCGCGCATTCGACTTCGCTCAGCTGCCGAACGAAGGTGTCGGTCTGGCACGTCTCGAATTCATCATCAATCGCATGATTGGTGTGCATCCTAAGGCGCTGCTGAACTTCGACGGCCTGCCAGCGGACGTCAAGAAGAGTGTCGAAAAGCGTATCGCCGGTTACGGTGATCCGGTCGATTTCTACGTCGAGAAGCTGGTCGAAGGTGTCAGTACCCTGGCCGCTGCGTTCTGGCCGAAAAAGGTCATCGTGCGTCTGTCGGACTTCAAGTCCAATGAATACGCCAACCTGATCGGCGGCAAGCTATACGAGCCGGAAGAAGAAAACCCGATGCTCGGCTTCCGTGGTGCTTCGCGATATATCAGCGAATCGTTCCGGGATTGCTTCGAGCTTGAATGTCGCGCGATGCGCAAGGTGCGCGAGCAGATGGGGCTGACCAACGTCGAGCTCATGGTGCCGTTCGTCCGCACCCTGGGCGAAGCGGCGCAGGTTATCGACATCCTCGGACAGTTCGGCCTGAAGCGTGGTGAGAACGGGCTGCGCGTCATCATGATGTGCGAGCTGCCATCCAACGCGTTGTTGGCCGACGAGTTCCTCGAGTTCTTCGACGGCTTCTCCATCGGCTCTAACGATATGACGCAGCTGACGCTGGGTCTGGATCGCGATTCGGGCATCATCGCGCACCTGTTCGATGAGCGTAATCCGGCGGTCAAGAAGCTGCTGGCGAATGCGATCGAGGCCTGTAACAAGGCGGGCAAGTACATTGGCATCTGTGGCCAGGGACCGTCCGACCATCCCGATCTGGCCAAGTGGTTGATGGAGCAGGGCATCGAGAGCGTTTCGCTGAACCCCGACTCGGTGCTGGACACCTGGTTCTTCTTGGCTGACGCTGAGATTCAGTGA
- the prpB gene encoding methylisocitrate lyase — translation MTLPTPGQRFRDAVASEHPLQVVGAINANHALLAKRAGFKAIYLSGGGVAAGSLGLPDLGISGLDDVLTDVRRITDVCDLPLLVDVDTGFGSSAFNVARTVKSMIKFGAAAIHIEDQVGAKRCGHRPNKEIVSQQEMVDRIKAAVDARTDDSFVIMARTDALAVEGLESALERAAACIEAGADMIFPEAVTELAMYKIFAERVKAPILANITEFGSTPLYTTEELAGADVSLVLYPLSAFRAMNKAAENVYTAIRRDGTQKNVIDTMQTRMELYERINYHAFEESLDALFAQKKG, via the coding sequence ATGACACTTCCTACCCCCGGCCAGCGTTTTCGCGATGCAGTGGCCAGTGAGCATCCCCTGCAAGTGGTTGGTGCGATCAACGCCAATCATGCGCTGTTGGCCAAACGCGCCGGTTTCAAGGCTATTTACCTGTCTGGTGGCGGCGTAGCAGCCGGCTCCCTGGGTTTGCCCGATCTGGGCATCAGCGGCCTGGATGACGTGCTGACCGATGTTCGGCGCATCACGGACGTATGCGATCTGCCGTTGCTGGTGGATGTCGACACCGGCTTCGGCTCGTCCGCCTTCAATGTGGCGCGTACCGTCAAGTCGATGATCAAGTTCGGCGCGGCGGCCATTCACATCGAGGATCAGGTGGGCGCCAAGCGCTGCGGGCATCGCCCGAACAAGGAGATCGTTTCGCAGCAGGAGATGGTCGATCGGATCAAGGCGGCGGTCGATGCCCGTACCGACGACAGCTTCGTGATCATGGCGCGCACCGATGCCCTCGCGGTCGAGGGACTGGAATCCGCGCTGGAGCGTGCTGCGGCGTGCATCGAGGCGGGCGCTGACATGATCTTCCCCGAAGCCGTTACCGAACTGGCGATGTACAAGATCTTCGCTGAGCGGGTAAAGGCGCCGATCCTGGCCAATATCACCGAGTTCGGTTCGACGCCCCTGTACACCACCGAAGAGCTGGCAGGTGCCGATGTCTCGCTGGTGCTCTATCCGCTGTCCGCGTTCCGCGCCATGAACAAGGCGGCTGAGAATGTCTACACCGCGATCCGCCGCGATGGCACGCAGAAGAATGTGATCGACACGATGCAGACCCGCATGGAGCTGTACGAGCGCATCAATTATCACGCGTTCGAGGAAAGCCTCGACGCCTTGTTCGCGCAGAAGAAGGGTTGA
- the acnD gene encoding Fe/S-dependent 2-methylisocitrate dehydratase AcnD: protein MNTEHRKPLPGTQLDYFDTRAAVEAIQPGAYDKLPYTSRVLAEQLVRRCDPAMLTEALTQIVERRRDLDFPWYPARVVCHDILGQTALVDLAGLRDAIAEQGGDPAKVNPVVPTQLIVDHSLAVEFAGFDPEAFDKNRAVEERRNEDRFHFIEWTKTAFKNVDVIPAGNGIMHQINLEKMSPVIQARGGVAFPDTCVGTDSHTPHVDALGVIAIGVGGLEAETVMLGLPSMMRLPDIVGVRLTGKRQPGITATDIVLALTEFLRKERVVGAWVEFFGEGADSLTIGDRATISNMCPEYGATAAMFYIDQQTTDYLKLTGREPEQVALVEQYAKETGLWATALTNAEYERVLEFDLSSVVRNMAGPSNPHKRLPTSALHERGIADEAKLAAAKAEEAEGRLPDGAVIIAAITSCTNTSNPRNVVAAGLLAKKANELGLVRKPWVKTSFAPGSKVAKLYLEEAGLLPELEKLGFGIVAYACTTCNGMSGALDPKIQQEIIDRDLYATAVLSGNRNFDGRIHPYAKQAFLASPPLVVAYAIAGTVRFDIEQDVLGTDKSGNPITLKDLWPSDEEIDAIVASSVKPEQFKQIYIPMFDLGTIEEAKSPLYDWRPMSTYIRRPPYWEGALAGERTLKGMRPLAILPDNITTDHLSPSNAILPDSAAGEYLAKMGLPEEDFNSYATHRGDHLTAQRATFANPQLVNEMAVVDGKVQKGSLARVEPEGTVMRMWEAIETYMNRKQNLIIIAGADYGQGSSRDWAAKGVRLAGVEVIVAEGFERIHRTNLVGMGVLPVEFKPGTTRLTLGLDGTETFDIEGEPSPRCDLTLVIHRKNGEDVRVPVTCRLDTAAEVGVYQAGGVLQRFAKDFLQQA from the coding sequence ATGAACACAGAACACCGCAAACCGCTGCCTGGCACCCAGCTGGACTATTTCGATACCCGTGCGGCCGTCGAAGCCATCCAGCCGGGCGCGTACGACAAGCTGCCCTATACCTCCCGCGTACTGGCCGAACAGCTGGTTCGTCGGTGCGATCCGGCGATGCTGACCGAAGCGCTGACGCAGATCGTCGAGCGTCGTCGTGATCTGGACTTTCCCTGGTACCCGGCGCGCGTGGTCTGTCATGACATCCTGGGTCAGACCGCACTGGTCGACCTGGCGGGCCTGCGGGATGCGATCGCCGAGCAAGGCGGCGACCCGGCGAAGGTCAATCCGGTCGTGCCTACTCAGTTGATCGTCGATCACTCGCTGGCCGTGGAATTCGCAGGCTTCGATCCCGAGGCGTTCGACAAGAACCGAGCCGTGGAGGAGCGCCGCAACGAAGACCGTTTCCACTTCATCGAGTGGACCAAGACGGCGTTCAAGAATGTCGATGTGATCCCGGCCGGGAACGGGATCATGCACCAGATCAATCTGGAAAAAATGTCGCCGGTGATCCAGGCGCGTGGTGGCGTGGCCTTCCCTGACACCTGCGTGGGCACCGATTCGCACACGCCGCACGTGGATGCCCTGGGCGTGATCGCCATTGGTGTCGGTGGGCTGGAAGCGGAAACGGTGATGCTCGGGCTGCCGTCGATGATGCGCCTGCCGGACATCGTCGGTGTACGCCTGACGGGCAAGCGTCAGCCGGGCATCACGGCCACCGATATCGTCCTTGCGTTGACCGAATTCCTGCGCAAGGAGCGGGTGGTGGGAGCCTGGGTCGAGTTTTTCGGCGAAGGCGCGGACAGCCTGACGATCGGAGACCGTGCGACCATTTCCAACATGTGCCCCGAATATGGCGCCACGGCGGCGATGTTCTATATCGATCAGCAGACCACTGACTACCTCAAGTTGACTGGTCGTGAGCCGGAGCAGGTCGCGCTGGTCGAGCAGTACGCCAAGGAAACCGGCCTGTGGGCGACCGCTCTGACCAATGCCGAGTATGAGCGTGTGCTCGAATTCGATCTGTCCAGCGTGGTCCGCAACATGGCCGGCCCGTCCAATCCGCACAAGCGCTTGCCGACCTCGGCGTTGCACGAGCGCGGTATCGCCGACGAGGCCAAGCTGGCCGCCGCCAAGGCCGAAGAGGCTGAAGGCCGCCTGCCGGATGGTGCGGTGATCATCGCGGCCATTACAAGCTGCACCAACACCTCCAACCCGCGCAACGTCGTCGCGGCGGGCCTGTTGGCCAAAAAGGCCAACGAACTGGGTCTGGTACGCAAGCCCTGGGTGAAGACGTCCTTCGCGCCGGGCTCGAAGGTCGCCAAGCTGTACCTGGAAGAAGCCGGCCTGCTGCCGGAACTGGAGAAGCTCGGCTTCGGCATCGTCGCCTACGCCTGCACCACCTGTAATGGAATGTCCGGTGCGCTGGACCCGAAGATCCAGCAGGAAATTATCGACCGTGACCTGTACGCCACCGCAGTGCTGTCGGGTAATCGCAACTTCGATGGTCGTATTCATCCCTATGCCAAACAGGCGTTCCTGGCCTCGCCACCGCTGGTGGTCGCCTATGCCATCGCCGGTACGGTGCGCTTCGATATCGAACAGGACGTGCTGGGCACCGACAAGAGTGGCAACCCGATCACTCTGAAGGACCTCTGGCCGTCTGACGAGGAAATCGATGCCATCGTCGCGTCCTCGGTCAAGCCCGAGCAGTTCAAGCAGATCTACATTCCGATGTTCGATCTGGGCACCATCGAGGAAGCCAAAAGCCCGCTGTACGACTGGCGCCCGATGTCCACCTATATCCGCCGCCCACCGTACTGGGAAGGCGCGTTGGCTGGCGAGCGAACACTCAAGGGCATGCGGCCGCTGGCAATCCTGCCGGACAACATCACCACCGATCACCTGTCGCCCTCCAATGCCATCCTGCCGGATTCGGCGGCCGGTGAGTACCTGGCGAAGATGGGGCTTCCCGAAGAGGACTTCAATTCCTACGCCACCCACCGTGGCGACCATCTGACGGCCCAGCGCGCCACCTTCGCCAACCCGCAGCTGGTCAACGAGATGGCGGTGGTCGACGGGAAGGTGCAGAAGGGCTCGCTGGCGCGCGTCGAGCCGGAAGGCACGGTGATGCGTATGTGGGAAGCCATTGAAACCTACATGAACCGCAAGCAGAACCTGATCATCATCGCCGGTGCCGATTACGGTCAGGGCAGCTCGCGTGATTGGGCGGCCAAGGGTGTGCGTTTGGCCGGTGTGGAGGTGATCGTCGCCGAAGGCTTCGAGCGTATCCACCGCACCAACCTGGTGGGAATGGGCGTGCTGCCGGTCGAGTTCAAGCCGGGCACTACCCGCCTGACCCTCGGCCTTGACGGCACCGAGACCTTCGATATCGAAGGTGAGCCGTCACCGCGCTGCGACCTGACCTTGGTCATTCATCGCAAGAACGGCGAAGACGTCCGGGTCCCGGTGACCTGCCGGCTCGATACCGCGGCCGAAGTCGGCGTGTACCAGGCCGGCGGTGTGCTGCAGCGTTTCGCCAAGGACTTCCTTCAACAGGCATGA
- a CDS encoding zinc transporter ZntB, producing the protein MRDETSQSGLLHALVLDGQGGARPIAYADIATLQLGETESLWLHWDRGQAAARDWLRRRSGLSAFACDVLLEENTRPRLLALPNDELLLFLRGVNLNPDAEPEDMVSLRVFADARRVISLRLRPLRSTETVMQQLDAGVGPKTSSEILLALADALTSRVDDLVEVVTEKLDNEEDRVETDERYSPPQDEMLSLRRQAASLRRFLLPQREIYGQLTRNRLPWFVDDDTDYWNELSNRLIRYLEELDLVRERVNLILEAEERRMRERMNRTMYLLGIITGFFLPMSFLTGLLGINVGGIPGSEHPYGFYVACGVIAVVAAFQWCIFRRLKWV; encoded by the coding sequence TTGCGCGACGAGACCTCTCAATCCGGGCTGCTGCATGCCTTGGTACTTGACGGACAGGGCGGCGCGCGGCCGATCGCGTATGCCGATATTGCCACGCTGCAGTTAGGCGAAACCGAGAGCCTGTGGCTGCACTGGGATCGAGGACAGGCGGCGGCACGCGATTGGCTGCGTCGACGCAGTGGACTCAGTGCGTTCGCCTGCGACGTGTTGCTGGAGGAGAATACGCGGCCTCGTCTGCTCGCGCTGCCGAACGACGAGTTGCTGCTCTTTCTCCGGGGCGTCAACCTTAATCCGGACGCCGAGCCGGAAGACATGGTGTCGTTGCGCGTCTTTGCCGATGCTCGCCGTGTCATTTCCCTGCGCTTGCGGCCGTTGCGCTCCACCGAGACGGTGATGCAGCAACTGGATGCTGGCGTCGGACCGAAGACCTCCTCGGAAATCCTCCTCGCGCTCGCTGATGCGCTGACCAGTCGAGTCGATGACCTCGTCGAGGTGGTGACCGAGAAGCTCGATAACGAGGAAGATCGGGTCGAGACCGACGAGCGCTATTCGCCGCCGCAGGACGAGATGCTCTCGCTGCGACGGCAAGCTGCCAGCCTGCGCCGTTTTCTTCTACCCCAGCGAGAAATCTACGGGCAACTCACCCGCAATCGCCTTCCCTGGTTCGTCGATGACGATACCGATTACTGGAACGAGCTGAGCAACCGGTTGATTCGCTACTTGGAAGAACTGGACTTGGTTCGCGAACGCGTCAACCTGATCCTGGAAGCTGAAGAACGACGCATGCGTGAACGCATGAATCGAACCATGTATTTGCTTGGGATCATCACGGGGTTCTTCCTGCCCATGAGCTTCCTGACGGGGTTGCTGGGCATCAATGTCGGCGGTATTCCTGGATCGGAGCATCCGTACGGCTTCTATGTTGCCTGTGGCGTTATCGCTGTGGTTGCCGCCTTTCAGTGGTGTATCTTTCGCCGCCTCAAATGGGTGTGA
- the prpC gene encoding bifunctional 2-methylcitrate synthase/citrate synthase — protein MAEAKVLSGAGLRGQVAGQTALCTVGKTGAGLTYRGYDVRELAAQAEFEEVAYLLFYGELPTAKQLEAYKARLKTMRDLPAALKEVLERIPADAHPMDVMRTGSSMLGTLEPERSFDQQRDVAERLMAAFPAVMCYWYRFTHQQQRIECTSDEDTLGGHFLALLHGEKPSELHVKVMNVSLILYAEHEFNASTFTARVCASTLSDMYSCITGAIGSLRGPLHGGANEAAMDMIERWKSPDEAVQGILGMLERKDKIMGFGHAIYKESDPRNEVIKVWAKKLADEVGDTVLYPVSVAVDETMWAQKKLFPNADFYHASAYHFMGIPTKLFTPIFVCSRVTGWASHVIEQRANNRIIRPSADYVGPEQRKVVPIAER, from the coding sequence ATGGCTGAAGCAAAAGTATTGAGCGGCGCCGGCCTGCGTGGCCAGGTTGCCGGGCAGACAGCCCTGTGCACGGTTGGCAAGACCGGGGCTGGTCTGACCTATCGCGGGTACGACGTGCGTGAACTGGCCGCGCAGGCCGAGTTCGAGGAAGTCGCCTACCTGTTGTTCTACGGTGAACTGCCGACCGCGAAGCAGCTAGAGGCATACAAGGCGCGCCTCAAGACGATGCGCGACCTGCCCGCTGCGCTGAAGGAAGTGTTGGAGCGCATTCCTGCCGATGCTCATCCGATGGACGTCATGCGCACCGGCTCCTCGATGTTGGGGACGTTGGAGCCTGAGCGTTCGTTCGATCAACAGCGCGACGTAGCAGAGCGCTTGATGGCCGCGTTCCCGGCAGTCATGTGCTACTGGTACCGCTTCACCCATCAGCAGCAGCGAATCGAATGCACCAGCGATGAAGACACGCTGGGCGGGCATTTCCTGGCGTTGTTGCATGGCGAGAAACCAAGCGAGCTGCACGTGAAAGTGATGAACGTCTCGCTGATTCTCTACGCCGAGCACGAGTTCAATGCTTCGACGTTCACCGCGCGGGTCTGCGCCTCGACGCTGTCGGATATGTATTCCTGCATCACCGGCGCCATCGGCTCGTTGCGCGGTCCCTTGCATGGCGGCGCCAACGAGGCGGCAATGGACATGATCGAGCGCTGGAAGTCTCCCGACGAGGCGGTACAGGGCATCCTCGGCATGCTCGAGCGCAAGGACAAGATCATGGGCTTCGGCCATGCGATCTACAAGGAGTCGGACCCGCGCAACGAAGTCATCAAGGTGTGGGCGAAGAAGCTCGCCGACGAGGTGGGTGACACCGTCCTGTATCCGGTATCGGTGGCGGTCGATGAGACCATGTGGGCTCAGAAGAAGCTGTTCCCCAACGCCGATTTCTACCACGCCTCCGCGTACCACTTCATGGGCATCCCGACCAAGCTGTTCACGCCGATCTTCGTCTGCTCGCGCGTAACGGGTTGGGCGTCTCACGTAATCGAGCAACGGGCCAATAACCGCATCATCCGGCCGAGTGCCGATTACGTCGGCCCGGAACAGCGCAAGGTCGTCCCGATCGCCGAACGCTGA
- the ppsR gene encoding posphoenolpyruvate synthetase regulatory kinase/phosphorylase PpsR — protein MKRTAFFISDGTGITAETLGQSLLAQFETIHFTKLTRPYIDTAEKARAMVQQINKAAESDGARPIIFDTLVNQEIRDILAESNGFMIDIFSSFLAPLEHELMSRSSYSVGKSHSISHNANYMERIDAVNFALDNDDGARTHYYDKADLILVGVSRCGKTPTCLYMAMQYGIRAANYPLTEDDMERLQLPAALKTHRDKLFGLTIDPDRLTAIRNERKPNSRYASFAQCEFEVREVENLFRRENINFINSTHFSVEEISAKILVEKGVERRLK, from the coding sequence ATGAAACGAACTGCATTTTTCATATCCGACGGTACCGGGATTACGGCCGAGACACTTGGCCAAAGCCTGTTGGCACAGTTCGAAACGATCCACTTCACCAAGCTCACGCGGCCATATATAGATACGGCCGAAAAAGCGCGGGCAATGGTACAGCAAATCAACAAAGCGGCGGAAAGCGACGGCGCGCGGCCGATCATATTCGATACGCTGGTGAACCAGGAAATTCGCGACATCCTGGCTGAGTCAAATGGCTTCATGATCGATATCTTCTCGTCCTTCCTTGCTCCGCTGGAGCATGAGTTGATGTCACGCTCTTCCTATTCGGTCGGCAAATCCCACTCGATCAGCCATAACGCCAACTACATGGAGCGAATCGATGCGGTCAATTTCGCTCTGGATAACGATGACGGTGCCCGCACGCACTACTACGACAAGGCGGATCTGATTTTGGTCGGTGTCTCCAGGTGCGGCAAAACGCCCACCTGTCTGTACATGGCCATGCAATACGGTATCCGTGCCGCCAACTATCCGCTGACCGAAGACGACATGGAGCGTCTGCAATTGCCGGCCGCGCTCAAAACCCATCGCGACAAGCTGTTCGGGCTGACCATCGACCCGGACCGCCTTACAGCGATCCGCAACGAGCGCAAACCCAACAGCCGCTATGCCAGCTTCGCCCAGTGCGAATTCGAGGTTCGCGAAGTGGAGAATCTCTTCCGCCGTGAGAACATCAATTTCATCAATTCGACGCATTTTTCCGTTGAGGAGATCTCGGCGAAAATACTGGTCGAAAAGGGCGTCGAGCGTCGCCTCAAATAA